A part of Armatimonadota bacterium genomic DNA contains:
- a CDS encoding TIGR00725 family protein, protein MRTPLRIGVIGERNASSEMLAGAEEVGRRIAQRGGILICGGMEGVMEAASRGAAMESGTVVGILPGPTAESGNVFVTIPIATGMGEGRNVIIARTAEALIAVGGAYGTLSEIAYALSMGVPVVGFRTWEVRGPGLEEDPIRRAATPQDAVQWAWAVAEVRRYSVGGAALGEQPHSGRRDG, encoded by the coding sequence GTGAGGACTCCGCTGCGCATAGGAGTGATAGGCGAGCGCAACGCCTCTTCAGAGATGCTGGCTGGGGCCGAGGAGGTAGGCCGCCGGATCGCCCAGCGTGGGGGCATTCTGATCTGCGGTGGCATGGAGGGCGTGATGGAAGCCGCGTCCCGCGGTGCCGCCATGGAGAGCGGGACTGTGGTGGGGATCCTGCCTGGCCCGACCGCGGAGAGCGGAAACGTCTTTGTAACCATTCCCATCGCCACAGGGATGGGCGAGGGGCGCAACGTCATAATCGCCCGCACGGCGGAGGCGCTGATCGCCGTAGGCGGTGCATACGGCACCCTGTCGGAGATCGCATACGCGCTCAGCATGGGCGTGCCCGTTGTCGGGTTCCGAACCTGGGAGGTGCGCGGGCCCGGGTTGGAGGAGGATCCTATCCGGCGCGCTGCCACGCCGCAGGACGCCGTACAGTGGGCCTGGGCGGTTGCCGAGGTGCGGCGGTATAGCGTAGGCGGGGCAGCGCTCGGAGAACAACCCCATAGTGGGAGGAGGGACGGGTGA